The following coding sequences are from one bacterium SCSIO 12741 window:
- a CDS encoding DUF1801 domain-containing protein codes for MTQKKTLVNAQTDASVTAFLNAVENEKRKSDAFTVLEMMKEITGENPKMWGKSIVGFGSYSYQRKNGDEFEWFNVGLSPAKAHLSVYVMYNLQEEEEMLERLGKHKKGKGCLYIKKLEDIDLEVLKEVIQKSDRWSQ; via the coding sequence ATGACTCAAAAGAAAACCCTGGTAAACGCCCAGACCGATGCAAGCGTAACTGCTTTTTTGAATGCCGTAGAAAACGAAAAAAGAAAGTCCGATGCTTTCACCGTTTTGGAAATGATGAAGGAGATTACCGGCGAGAACCCAAAGATGTGGGGAAAAAGCATTGTAGGGTTTGGAAGCTACTCCTATCAGCGGAAAAATGGAGATGAATTTGAGTGGTTTAATGTTGGTTTATCTCCCGCCAAAGCCCATCTATCCGTTTATGTAATGTACAATTTGCAAGAGGAGGAAGAGATGCTTGAGCGCTTAGGAAAACACAAAAAAGGAAAGGGTTGTCTCTATATCAAAAAGCTGGAAGACATCGATTTAGAAGTACTCAAAGAAGTCATTCAAAAAAGCGATCGCTGGTCCCAATAG